GAACTCAATGCACTTTTCGGCGATCCAGTGATCCGTTTCTTGCCATGGAACGGAGTCGATGTCGGACTCATCGTCTAAGCGGTGCTGCCCCTTACCGTCGTAACCACTGCGGGCGGTTTTCACGATGACCGGCCAGCCATGTTCAGCCGCGAACGACTGAACGCAATCACGTCCGCTTACGCGGGCAAACGGAGTGACCGCCAATCCGGCATCCGCGAACGTTTGCTTTTCAATCAAGCGATCCTGGGCCGTCGCCAAGACGTGATGCGAGGGATAGGTCGGTGCGTGCTCGCCACACAATCGCATCGTCTCGGCGGGAATATTTTCGAACTCCAGCGAAATCACATCGCATTGCCGCGCGAACTCGATCACGGCCTGAGAATCGTCCAGACGCCCGACGACTGTCCGAGTGGAAACTTGCGCTGCGGGCTCATCATTGGACGCACAGAAGACAACGACGTCATATCCCATCCGTGTCGCCGCGACAGAGAACATCCGTCCGAGCTGCCCGCCGCCGACCATTCCGATTGTCGATCCGGGCAGGATCGTCTTTGCCTTGGTCGCCACCGCCGTCGTGGACTCGGGCGCGTCATCCAGCGGACGAACGCCGCCATTCGAGATCGTTTTGTCGGTCACGTCACTACTCCAATTCGGTCGCGGCGAGGACTTGTTCCGTCTGCGCGTCGACGAATGCCTGCAGCCTGCTCTGCAGCGATTCGTCACCGAGTGCCAGAATGCGGGCAGCCATCAATCCAGCATTTTTCGCACCGCTCGTACCAATCGCCATCGTTGCCACAGGAATTCCGCCGGGCATCTGAACGATCGAAAGGAGCGAATCGAGACCGCTGAGGGCGCGGCTTTGCACCGGCACCCCGATCACCGGAACAGTTGTCTCGGACGCCACCATCCCTGGCAAATGTGCGGCCCCCCCGGCACCGGCGATAATCACCCGAATCCCGCGTTGCCGAGCTTGCTGGGCATAGGCAAACATACGGGCGGGCGTTCGGTGGGCGCTGACAACAGTTCGCTCGTGTTTGATCTCGAGCGTTTCTAAAATTTCGCATGCCGGGCGCATCGTCTCCCAATCGTTTCGACTGCCCATGATGACGCCCACGGTGGCGTCGGTAGCGGGAAATTCAGTACCTGCGTTGCTCATTTTCTGCTGTCGCCAGAGTCATTGGGAGGGGCGGAACGAGCCACAAAGATAGGCCGCTGACACGATTTTCGCTACCGTGCAACGTCACTGCCATCCGCACCGGCCCCCAAGACCGCTCGCTTCGCTAGGTCATCGCCGGCAAAAATCCCATCGAAGCACTCTGAGCTTTCATTTTCTCAAATGCCGGGTGCTGGGCGAGCAACAGAGGAAGCATCAACGCCCCCGACTCATCCAAGCGTGCGACCAAGCTTTCGTCGACACTTGCGCCCGATCGTATTCGCCAGATCGCTTGATTCAGTTCCACGCCAAATGGTCCATAAGGAAACGTCTCAAGCGTTGACTCACGTACTTCGTAGTACGTCGTCCGATCGATTGCCATGTCGGTGGACTGTCCCAACAATTCCAATGCGGCTTCATACTGGAATTGCTCTTCGAGTTGATCGAGCAGGAGACCGACGACATAGGGCCGTGCCGGATACGTATCCGCCGATTCATCGAGGAAACGTCTTGCGCTCCGCATGGCTCGATCGTGGTAGCCGAAGAACCATTCCAAACGCGCTCGATCGATTTTGAGCATCAATGACATCGGATGCAGTCTGGCGGCTCGGCCGACGCACTCTCTCGCTTGATCTTGTTTGCCCATCGCGGCAAAGTACAGCCCGCTCTGGTGTTGGACCTGCCAGTTGTACTCGCCCTCGGAAAGCAGACCGCTGAAGATTTCGCCCGCCAAGCCGAAGTCATACTGGGCCTGCCACTCATACATCGCCCGCGCCAATCGACCGATCAACGAATTGGGATCTAGATCCAATGCGTGTGTGAATTTTTCGGTCGCTGCCTTGATAAAGGCCGCCGACTCGGGCATTCCCGTTCGTGCCGCCAAATGCAACGCCGTGACCGCCGACGCAGCCAACGGATCGCTTCGCCTTGGATCTTCTTGATGGGCATGGTCAAAGCAAGCCAACGCGTTCCTTAATCCGAGCGTGCTATCCAAATCTGCATAGGCACGTCCTTTGACTAAGCAGCCGTATGAATGGGGATCGGGTTGATCATCCACGATCTGGCCGGTCGTTGTTAAGTTTCGGCCGATCTCCTTTGCGATTTCTGCGGCGACTTGGCTTCGTGCCAGAAATTGTCCATCACTTGACTCTTGTGATTGCTCGACCACGAATTCACTGCCGGCAAGCACCGCGCCTTTTTTGGCATCGATCACTTGCCAGTTATAGGACCAAAAGTACCGTCCGCCGAGCTGCTGTTGCTCGAATACCCCATCGACAAGGACCTGCACGTCAAGGTCTTTTCCCAGCCGGACGTAGTCGTGCGTTTCATCGACCATCATCGGCCGATAGGGACGAACCTCCAGCCCGTCGATTTTCGAAAACTCGCTGACCAGCGATGAAGCTAAGATATCGGCATCTTCGATCCGTCGCCCGTCGAGTGGCAAACCGTCGCCGATACTGCTTGACGCGGGATCTTTTTCCCGTGGGGTTAAAACCGCAATCGCCCGTACCGAAGGCATTGCCCGAGCCGCTGAGCGATTGGAAACGACGCCCAGCATCGCACCCAGGACACCGCCCGCCATCGCGGTCATCGCGTGCCGCCTAGTGATCGCATCGATCGTCAATGATTGATTTAGACTAGCACGAAGTTCCTCCTGTGCCGCCTCACGAGTCTGCTTGACCATAAAGTCACGCAGCTTCGTAGCGACGTCCGCTGCGGAAGGCCGCAACGTCGGATCTTTTTCTAAGCACTGCTTAATGATTTCGCACAGTAACCTCGATTGTTCGCACCCGGCGGACTCGAATTCGACTTCACCGGTCAACGTCGCGGCCAACCGGTCGGCCACGGTTCGACCGACTATCGCGGGCTTTCCATAAAACGCTTCATAAAGAACGCATCCGAAGGCAAACATGTCTGCCGCCTCGGTCGCCGGTTCACCGCGGGCCTGTTCGGGCGCCATGTAACCGGGCGTTCCCAAGATCATTCCGGCAGCCGTTTTCTTGGAATCGTCTTGCAATAAGTCAGTGTCGTCGATTCGCGAAAGTCCAAAGTCGACCAACTTGACTCGTAACTGGCCGTCGGTGGCATCATCGACAAGCATCACGTTTTGTGGCTTCAAATCGCGATGGATCACTCCCGATGAATGGGCGGTCGCTAAGGCGCTGGCAATTTGCTTGCCGACGTCGCATGACTGTTGCAGTGACAACGGTCCATTGGAAAGTTGCTCTGCTAATGTCAAACCACTCAGGAACTCCATCACCGCATAGGGTGCGCCTGCTTCGACGCCGACGTCGAACAGTTCAACAATGTTGGGATGCGAGAGTGCCGCAACTGCTTTGGCCTCGCGTTCGAAACGCTCCACCAGTTCCAGCCGTTTTGGATCATTGGGGGCGAGGTGTGGAAAGCCGAGCATCTTGATCGCAACAGGCCGATCAAGTCGTGTATCAGCGGCGCGATACACGACCCCCATGCCGCCCTTGGCAAGCACAGCAGAAACCGAAAAGGGACCGATGGTAAAACGCTGACGCAGTTCGTTCGGTTCCTGTTGCGTTTCATCGACGCTTGTCCCGCTGCCGTGGGCAAGTTCCTCGGCTGATTGATAGAGCGTTTCGCCCTGATGCATACTGACCGCCTGCGAGCCGCCGCCTTTGGCCAACCGACTCGCACTTGACGGAGACAAACGGCGATCGCCGATGTCGTTTCCGACCGTTTTTGCGCCCCGCTCGTGTCCGGTTGTAGCCCGGTCCGTTTTCGCCTGAAAAGGGGTCGGCGGTCCGATGCCTGACTGGCGGTCGTTTGCCGAATCGCTGATTTCGACTTCGATCGCGCCCAGCTCTTCGCGCAGCAGTTCGATCAGATCGCGGCTGGGTTGGCCACCAAATTTCTCGATAAACTGTTTGACCGAGTCTTCGATCGAATTCGATCGGTTTGCCCGTAAGTCATTTTCGAACGCGAGGCACACCGAATCCAAGACGGCCAATTCATCGGCGGAGAGTTCGTGTAAATTCATCTCCGATCCCCAGGGGGGTCAATCGTCACGTGATGCTTCGCTATACCAGTGATGACGCTTAACCTTACAGACTCAATCTAACAAATTAGCAATTAAGCCAAATCGACAATCAAGTCGACCGATCGCCAAGAATCGACTCGGCCTGTTCCGACCAAATCCGCCGGATCAATTGCAAGCGTCGTTCGGTCGCACGCTTACTGATTTGTAATCGATCGGCGATCTCGTCAACAAGAAACCCGTCCATCCGCATGACCGCGATTTGACGCAATTGTTCGTCGGGCAATTGTTCTAGCAACGAATCGCACGCTTCTTCCAATTCGATCGCCAAATCGGCTGTTTTGCCCCCTGCCGCGATCGCACCAATCCCCGCGACCCGATTTTGTTGGTCCGGATCGATAAATACCGACTCACCACGGACCGCACCGCCGCCACGCTTTTGCCGGGTTTGGTATCGCAGATGTGCATTGACCTTGCGGCCCGTCAGGGTGATCAACAGCCCCCAAAGATTATCCGGTCCACTGAGATCAGGAAACTGGTCCCGTCGAATCCCCGCGATAAAGCTATTGAACGCCGAAAGCGCGACGTCTTCTTCGTCGCCGGCACGCTTAAGATTCGCCGGCAGACGTTTCGCAGCCAAACGCACCAATCGTTGAAAGTAGGACTCCCACAACTCGGCGATCGCCTCGTCGTCGCCATCACGAACACGATCAAGGGCGTCCCTGAATCGGGTCAGGTCAGAATCGTTTTTAAAGGGCTCGTCCATACGTTCATCATGACGGAACATCTCTTCACTCGACACCCCAGTCTGGGTGTGCCCCAGATTGGCTTGCCCCCCCGGAGCGACGTTTCATTCAAAAGTTTAGGCCAGGAAAGAATTCGTGATCGAATCCCCAGCCTTGGGGAGATACGTCAAAAAGGACGTTTGAGTTCAAGCGGGCCTGCATTCCCCGTCGCGGAAGCCACCGAGCCTTTCGGAGAGTCACTTCACGTGACCGATCAACGCGAAACCTGCGTCCGGCGTCGAGCGAGGTCCTCATCATGGAGCAGCGTCTTCTCGCGATGCTTCGCCATCGCCTCCTGAAGCCGCTGGTAGGTTTCCTTCACGTCAGGCGTCATCTCTTCCCCGCTCAGGTCGGTCTGTTCAAGCAAATCGGCCTGCGTGTCGAAAAACCGCCCGTCGGCGTACAGCTTGAATCGATCGGTTCGAACATGCTCACTCGCTTGATCTCGCTTCCCATCTCGCTGATACCAACAGTAGATATAGTCCTTTTTTCGGCGGTCTGAATCACCGTGAAAGACAGGCAATAAGCTTTGCCCCGAAAGCTGCTTGGGGGCGGTCGCCTGATGACCGGCGGCGTCAATGATCGTCGGAAAGACATCCGAAAAATCGACCAACGCATCAGAGACAGTTCCCTTTTCGATGACGCCGGGCCAACGGGCGATGAAGCCCACGTGAGTGCCATTGTCCGTCGTTTTTCCCTTGCCTCCCTGATAGTCTTGCCCCCGCCATTTTGACGTCACACTTTCATACGTCCCGTTGTCTCCCGTCCACATCACCAACGTTGACTCGCCCAAACCATTTTCATCAATGCAGTCGACGACTTTGCCAACCATCTTGTCGGTGTATTGCACCATCGCATCCCAGTACTCGGGACCTTTGTAACCGCCTGGTTCGTTTTTCTTGTTACGCCACATCGTCGGATCCCAGTCGGGATGATCTGGTGTCGGCACGAACGGCCAGTGCGGCGCAATCATCGGGTAGTAGATCAAGAACGGCTGGTCGGGGCTATCGGCGCGATGCTTCTTGATAAAATCAACGAGGTAGTCAGAGACAACGTCTGGGCCGAACTCGCCGTTCTTGAAGTCGAACGCCTTCCCATCAATCTCCAGTCCCGGATTGGGATAGCGACTCGGACGACGAGTCAGTTGCCACAGACAGTAACGATCAAAGCCGAAACGTCGTGGCCCATCGAAACCGCCCGACAGCTGCCATTTCCCGGCGATGCAGGTCGCGTAACCGGCGGCGCGAAGTTCGTTTGCAAACGTGGTCGCCGCCGGATCCAGAACGCCAAACCGCAGATAGTTCTCATTGTTATAGATCCCCGTCATCAACTGAACGCGTGAGGGAGTGCAAATCGGTTGGGCGTGTGCGTTTTCAAATCGCATCCCGGCGGCGGCCAAGCGATCGAGATGAGGAGTCTTATAGCGATCACTTCCGTAGCTTCCCAAGCATTCAACCCCGATGTCATCGGCCATGATCATGACGATGTTTGGACGCAACGTCTGTGACTTCCCGGCTCGAGACGGGGCTGCGGTCGGCTTCGGCGGCTGATCTGCTTGGGCCAAAAGGCGGCTGCCTGGAGCGAACAACAGTGACAAACAAGTGACGGCGATCCAGATCTTCATGAGCGATCCTGACAATGATGAAAATAAAACCGACTTTTAGGACAACATAAACGATGCGGGCACGATAACGGGATCAACTCGAGAAAAGACAAACAGCGTTAGTGAACAGGAGTCATGTGCTTTCGCATCGAAGTGACACTCAATGTTGCTTCAGGCCCCTTTTCCACTGCAATGAAACGTTTGGATCTTGTGGAAAAAACGTTAACCAACGGTCGTTTGGCTTGCCCTAATTAGGTCGAATGGTCATGATTTTGTTATGGCGAATCGATCCCAGGACTGGGCTTCAATACGAGTCCCTGCATTGCAAGTGACCTCGTTTTGAGCACGGTCCGGACGCCTGATTTTATCTTGGCGTGAGGTCTTGCGGTGAGGCCGATGATGCGGAAAAGCTGCCCCTGTCGTTTTTTTGACCTAAGTTCCCTCAAGCGGGGAGCGCCGACGCGGTATTTCGCGCTAGATGAACTCGATCACACAGTCACGCAAACCGGGGGAAAGATCATGTTACGCGCGAAATTCGTCGCGGCTCTTGTCATCACGTTGTGCATTGTTGCCAGCGGAAATCGGACCGCGTTTGGGCAGTTGCCAGACAGCGCATTCCCGGTGAAGAAGCACGACTTTGGAACCGTCGCCGTCGCCGCGAAGACTGAATTTCGCTTCCCGGTCTACAACCCCTACAACCAAGACATGCACCTACGAACGGTGCGTCGCAGTTGCGGTTGCACCACGCCGATCATCGAAAGCGAATACATCCAACCCGGTCAAACCGGTTCGATCCTCGCACGATTTAACACCGACACGTTTCGCGGCAAAAAAGGCGCTACGTTGACCGTCGTGATCGACAAACCGATCTATACCGAAGTGAGATTGCGAGTCGATGGTTACATTCGCAGCGACATGGTATTCCACCCCGGTTCAATCGATTTCGGAACGATCGGCCAAGGCGAATCGACCGAGAAGACCACGAAGATCCTTTACGCCGGTCGCCCCGATTGGCAAATCGTCGATGTCCGCAGCAACGTGCCTTGGTTGGTCCCAACGAAAAAATTGGTCGAACGCACCAACTCGCGAATCAACTACGAGTTGACGGTCGCGGTCCGAGAAGACGCACCAACCGGCGCCTTCACCGACGAAATCGTTGTCATCACCAACGACAACAAGCGGCCCGAAGTCCCATTGAAAGTCTCTGGGAATATCGAAAGCCCGCTCAGCATCTCGCCTCAAGCGATCGCGTTTGGAAGTGTCAAACCGGGTGAATCAATCACCAAACGCTTGGTGATCAAAGGTGCCAGCCCGTTTACCATCGAGTCGATTAACTGCGAAGGCTGGAACGTGACCTTTTCCGATGCCGCGACGGCAAAGAAAATTCACATCGTCTCCGCGACGTTCATGCCAACCGAGGCCAGCGGCCCGATGAAGTCGACCGTCGAGATCACCACCGGCGGCGAAGCGTCTGTGACAGCCAAAGCAGTTCTAACTGCTGACGTTCGCAGCGAATAACCCCCCGCGAGTCGGCAACGCAACCCACATCGACCAACCGCCGGTGCTCCACCGGCGGTTGTTTTTTTGGGACGTACGCGGCGCCAATCAGGTAGCCCCGCATGAACCAGATGCGAGCGTTAGAGCGACGCCAAAACCTGATCGACCGCACCGAGCGTTTCATCAATGATCGCTTCGGTGTGTAGATTGCTAAAGAACAACGCCTCGAACTGGCTGCACGGCATGTAGACGCCCCTCTCGATCAGGCCCCAGAAATATCGCCCGAACAACTCGCGGTTCGAACGATCGGCCTCGGGCCAGTTGGTCACGGGGGCACCATTAAAGAACAACGTCATCATGCTTCCGACTTGTTGAACCTGATGAGTCACGCCGTGCTTTTCGGCGGCAGCCGCCAAACCGGTCGCCAATTTTTCTCCCATCTCATCGAGGAACTCGTAAGGCGGTTCCTCTTCAAGCACCCTTAAGGTAGCGCTTCCGGCGGCAACGGCAACGGGGTTACCACTGAGCGTCCCCGCTTGGAACACTTTGCCGGCGGGCAGGACATTGTCCATGATGTCGGCGCGGCCTCCGTATGCCCCCAGCGGCATCCCGCCACCGACAATCTTGCCCAGCGTTGTCATGTCAGGGACCACACCAAAGCGTTCTTGGGCGCCGCCGAATGCCAAGCGAAACCCCGTCATGACTTCGTCGAAAATCAGAATTGAGTGATCAGCCAACGTTTCCGACCGCAACGTTTGCAAAAATTCCATCGTCGGTGGGACACAGCCCATGTTGCCGACGACCGGCTCCAGAATGACCGCAGCGATCTCGCCGGGATGCTGGGCGAACGCGTTCTTAACCGCATCGACATCGTTGTAGTCGAGAACGATGGTGTCTTGACCGGCCCCGGGGGTGACGCCTGGCGAGTCGGGGACACCCAATGTCGCCGCGGCGCTTCCAGCGGCAACGAGTAGACTGTCGACATGCCCGTGATAGTTCCCGGCAAACTTGATGACCTTGTTTCGCCCGGTAGCTCCGCGGGCAACACGAATGGCGCTCATCGTCGCTTCGGTACCGCTGTTGACCAAACGAACCTTTTCGATGCTGGGCACCGCATCAATAATTTGCTCGGCAAGCTCCGACTCTGCTTCCGTCGGAGCCCCGAAACTGGTGCCCTTGGCAACGGCCGCTTCGATTGCCTGGACTACTTTCGGGTGGCGATGCCCCAGAATCATCGGGCCCCAAGATCCGATGTAATCGATGTAACGACGCCCGTCGATGTCGTACAAGTAGGGGCCTTCCGCACGCTCGATAAAGAGAGGGGTTCCGCCAACCGCACCGAATGCACGCGCGGGGCTGTTGACGCCCCCGGGCATCAGTTTTCGGGCTCGTTCGAACGCGGCCGCACTTTTTGGTCCCGCGCCTACATCAACGTTTGTCATCCTACCTGCTCTACCATTGAAAGTAACATCATCAAGCGTGAACGCTTTTGTGATTTCATTGTGCCCCATTATGCCGTCGATGCGAATCCACGAAACTGTCGCACCACGCTCATCCCAATTTCGGACGCCGATCAATTTAATGCGACGTCAAACGCCCCCAAACCAACCGCAGGTTCGTATCGTCGTTCCCTAAAGATCCATCACCGCGCGAGCGACTTTCACGATCGCGGGCGGGCCGATAGATTCGACTTCCAGGCGGCCAAAACATACAGCAAAGAGAAACACGATGTATTTCGCGAGTGACAACTGGGCCGGCGCGGCCGATGAAATTGCCGAATCATTGCGTCAGCACTCGGGTGGATTCTCCCCCGCTTACGGCGAAAGCGATCTCGACAAACGATTAGAAGAACGCTTCAACGAACTGTTCGAACGCGAGGTCGCCGTATTTTTTGTTGGCACCGGGACCGCGGCGAATTCGCTTGCCTTGTCGGCGACCAACCGCCCCGGCGGTTTTGTCCTCTGTCATCGCGAAGCCCATCTAATCGAAGATGAATGCGGCGCCCCCGAATTCTTTACCTCCGGCGCCCGACTGGCTCCCATCGATGGAGCCCACGGGAAACTTGATCTTCAACGACTCCGCGAAGGCCTCGAACGCTTCGATCCGAACTTTGTCCATCATGGTCAACCGATGGCGGTCAGTCTGACGCAGGCTACCGAAGTCGGCACGGTTTATTCGTGCGAAGAACTACAAGCGATCGCTGATCTCACCCATTCGTTTGGTTTGCCCCTACATATGGATGGAGCCCGGTTCGCCAACGCGATGGTTCGATTAGGCGTCACCCCGGCTGAAATGACCTGGAAATCCGGAATCGATATTCTCTCCTTCGGTGGTACAAAGAATGGGTGCTGGTGCGCCGAAGCGTTGGTCTTCATGAACCCCGAACGCGCAAAGCAATTACCATTTATCCGGAAGCGCGCGGCGCAATTGTTTTCCAAAACTCGGTTCATCGCGGCCCAGTTCCACGCCTACTTGGACGACGACTTGTGGATCTCACTTGCCAAGCATGCAAATTCTATGGCGGACGAATTGGGCGAACGACTAAATCAGTTTTCCAATTTGCGTGTCGCCTGGAAGTGCCAGTCCAACGAATTGTTTGTGACTATGCCGAAGCAGCTCGCAAAACGCTTGCTCGATCAGGGGGCAAAGTTTTACCCGTGGCCCGTCCCCGCGGAATTCGCACCCAAGCTTGCTGCCGGAGACGGGCTCTATCGACTGGTGACGTCGTTTGCGACCGAACGTGAACAGATCGACCAGTTGGTCGCCGCAATCGAAGCGTCCTCGAAGCCAACGAGTTAGTGCTTCATCGGTGCCTAACCCTAGGATTCGCCGTTCGGCCATCACCAAGGCCGCGATTCACTAAGCCGGAGTCCGTCGACTGATCAGCCAAACTCGAATCGTAGATCAGCAGCGAATCGCTAGCTGCCATCGCGGATCGAAGCGACATGGTCTATCAGGCATCCTGCCGCAACTGGGAGTTTTGGGCATCGCTGGCACGAACAACCTCGGTCAAATAAACTGACGGCCAGCCTTCCCCTTCCTTCCCCCCTCCATCCTGGATTCTTCCGTGCGAATCAATTCGTTGTTTAGCGCTTTCCTCGGACTGGTCGTTATTCTGGCCGTTAGCAACCGCGCCTCTGCCGACAAGCCAGTCCAATTAATCTTTGACACCGACATCGGCAATGATTGTGATGATGTGATGGCATTGGCCATGATCCACGCCTTACAATCGCGTGGCGAATGCGAACTGCTTGCCGTCACGATTACCAAAGACCACGAACTGGCCGCGCCGTTCACCGATTGCGTCAACACGTTTTATGGTCGAGGCGACATTCCGATTGGCGTTTGTCGCAGCGACGTGACCCCGGAAGCAGGCCGATATAACGTATTGGCATCGGAAACCGAGGATGGTTCCCCGCGTTACCCACACGATCTCACCACCGGAAAAGACGCCCCGTCGGCGGTCGAAGTACTTCGGAAAACGTTGGCCACAGCGGATGATCACAGTGTCGTGATTGCCCAAGTCGGCTTTTCGACAAATCTTGCGGACCTGCTCCGTTCGCCGGCAGATGACATCAGCAAGCTCGATGGTGTCGCGCTCGTCAAAAAGAAAGTTCGCTTGCTCTCGGCGATGGCCGGTGCGTTCACCAAGATCCCAAACAACAAAGGCGAGCTATACGATCACAAAGAATAC
Above is a genomic segment from Roseiconus lacunae containing:
- a CDS encoding 5-(carboxyamino)imidazole ribonucleotide synthase — protein: MTDKTISNGGVRPLDDAPESTTAVATKAKTILPGSTIGMVGGGQLGRMFSVAATRMGYDVVVFCASNDEPAAQVSTRTVVGRLDDSQAVIEFARQCDVISLEFENIPAETMRLCGEHAPTYPSHHVLATAQDRLIEKQTFADAGLAVTPFARVSGRDCVQSFAAEHGWPVIVKTARSGYDGKGQHRLDDESDIDSVPWQETDHWIAEKCIEFQAEASIIVARSAHGEVRCFPPFENHHVNHILDTTVCPSFLSPELIENAVNLATKAAEVLDLVGVLCVELFVTADGTMLINEVAPRPHNSGHLTIEACHTSQFEQHVRAVCGMPLGDPSLRVAAAAMANLLGDLWPNDGPPAWDQLQRAQPTVALHLYGKRDPKVGRKMGHLTATADSVEAAREAVLSARQTQVN
- the purE gene encoding 5-(carboxyamino)imidazole ribonucleotide mutase; protein product: MSNAGTEFPATDATVGVIMGSRNDWETMRPACEILETLEIKHERTVVSAHRTPARMFAYAQQARQRGIRVIIAGAGGAAHLPGMVASETTVPVIGVPVQSRALSGLDSLLSIVQMPGGIPVATMAIGTSGAKNAGLMAARILALGDESLQSRLQAFVDAQTEQVLAATELE
- a CDS encoding serine/threonine-protein kinase, which encodes MNLHELSADELAVLDSVCLAFENDLRANRSNSIEDSVKQFIEKFGGQPSRDLIELLREELGAIEVEISDSANDRQSGIGPPTPFQAKTDRATTGHERGAKTVGNDIGDRRLSPSSASRLAKGGGSQAVSMHQGETLYQSAEELAHGSGTSVDETQQEPNELRQRFTIGPFSVSAVLAKGGMGVVYRAADTRLDRPVAIKMLGFPHLAPNDPKRLELVERFEREAKAVAALSHPNIVELFDVGVEAGAPYAVMEFLSGLTLAEQLSNGPLSLQQSCDVGKQIASALATAHSSGVIHRDLKPQNVMLVDDATDGQLRVKLVDFGLSRIDDTDLLQDDSKKTAAGMILGTPGYMAPEQARGEPATEAADMFAFGCVLYEAFYGKPAIVGRTVADRLAATLTGEVEFESAGCEQSRLLCEIIKQCLEKDPTLRPSAADVATKLRDFMVKQTREAAQEELRASLNQSLTIDAITRRHAMTAMAGGVLGAMLGVVSNRSAARAMPSVRAIAVLTPREKDPASSSIGDGLPLDGRRIEDADILASSLVSEFSKIDGLEVRPYRPMMVDETHDYVRLGKDLDVQVLVDGVFEQQQLGGRYFWSYNWQVIDAKKGAVLAGSEFVVEQSQESSDGQFLARSQVAAEIAKEIGRNLTTTGQIVDDQPDPHSYGCLVKGRAYADLDSTLGLRNALACFDHAHQEDPRRSDPLAASAVTALHLAARTGMPESAAFIKAATEKFTHALDLDPNSLIGRLARAMYEWQAQYDFGLAGEIFSGLLSEGEYNWQVQHQSGLYFAAMGKQDQARECVGRAARLHPMSLMLKIDRARLEWFFGYHDRAMRSARRFLDESADTYPARPYVVGLLLDQLEEQFQYEAALELLGQSTDMAIDRTTYYEVRESTLETFPYGPFGVELNQAIWRIRSGASVDESLVARLDESGALMLPLLLAQHPAFEKMKAQSASMGFLPAMT
- a CDS encoding ECF-type sigma factor, which encodes MFRHDERMDEPFKNDSDLTRFRDALDRVRDGDDEAIAELWESYFQRLVRLAAKRLPANLKRAGDEEDVALSAFNSFIAGIRRDQFPDLSGPDNLWGLLITLTGRKVNAHLRYQTRQKRGGGAVRGESVFIDPDQQNRVAGIGAIAAGGKTADLAIELEEACDSLLEQLPDEQLRQIAVMRMDGFLVDEIADRLQISKRATERRLQLIRRIWSEQAESILGDRST
- a CDS encoding sulfatase-like hydrolase/transferase, with amino-acid sequence MKIWIAVTCLSLLFAPGSRLLAQADQPPKPTAAPSRAGKSQTLRPNIVMIMADDIGVECLGSYGSDRYKTPHLDRLAAAGMRFENAHAQPICTPSRVQLMTGIYNNENYLRFGVLDPAATTFANELRAAGYATCIAGKWQLSGGFDGPRRFGFDRYCLWQLTRRPSRYPNPGLEIDGKAFDFKNGEFGPDVVSDYLVDFIKKHRADSPDQPFLIYYPMIAPHWPFVPTPDHPDWDPTMWRNKKNEPGGYKGPEYWDAMVQYTDKMVGKVVDCIDENGLGESTLVMWTGDNGTYESVTSKWRGQDYQGGKGKTTDNGTHVGFIARWPGVIEKGTVSDALVDFSDVFPTIIDAAGHQATAPKQLSGQSLLPVFHGDSDRRKKDYIYCWYQRDGKRDQASEHVRTDRFKLYADGRFFDTQADLLEQTDLSGEEMTPDVKETYQRLQEAMAKHREKTLLHDEDLARRRTQVSR
- a CDS encoding DUF1573 domain-containing protein, which encodes MLRAKFVAALVITLCIVASGNRTAFGQLPDSAFPVKKHDFGTVAVAAKTEFRFPVYNPYNQDMHLRTVRRSCGCTTPIIESEYIQPGQTGSILARFNTDTFRGKKGATLTVVIDKPIYTEVRLRVDGYIRSDMVFHPGSIDFGTIGQGESTEKTTKILYAGRPDWQIVDVRSNVPWLVPTKKLVERTNSRINYELTVAVREDAPTGAFTDEIVVITNDNKRPEVPLKVSGNIESPLSISPQAIAFGSVKPGESITKRLVIKGASPFTIESINCEGWNVTFSDAATAKKIHIVSATFMPTEASGPMKSTVEITTGGEASVTAKAVLTADVRSE
- the hemL gene encoding glutamate-1-semialdehyde 2,1-aminomutase, whose product is MTNVDVGAGPKSAAAFERARKLMPGGVNSPARAFGAVGGTPLFIERAEGPYLYDIDGRRYIDYIGSWGPMILGHRHPKVVQAIEAAVAKGTSFGAPTEAESELAEQIIDAVPSIEKVRLVNSGTEATMSAIRVARGATGRNKVIKFAGNYHGHVDSLLVAAGSAAATLGVPDSPGVTPGAGQDTIVLDYNDVDAVKNAFAQHPGEIAAVILEPVVGNMGCVPPTMEFLQTLRSETLADHSILIFDEVMTGFRLAFGGAQERFGVVPDMTTLGKIVGGGMPLGAYGGRADIMDNVLPAGKVFQAGTLSGNPVAVAAGSATLRVLEEEPPYEFLDEMGEKLATGLAAAAEKHGVTHQVQQVGSMMTLFFNGAPVTNWPEADRSNRELFGRYFWGLIERGVYMPCSQFEALFFSNLHTEAIIDETLGAVDQVLASL
- a CDS encoding threonine aldolase family protein, encoding MYFASDNWAGAADEIAESLRQHSGGFSPAYGESDLDKRLEERFNELFEREVAVFFVGTGTAANSLALSATNRPGGFVLCHREAHLIEDECGAPEFFTSGARLAPIDGAHGKLDLQRLREGLERFDPNFVHHGQPMAVSLTQATEVGTVYSCEELQAIADLTHSFGLPLHMDGARFANAMVRLGVTPAEMTWKSGIDILSFGGTKNGCWCAEALVFMNPERAKQLPFIRKRAAQLFSKTRFIAAQFHAYLDDDLWISLAKHANSMADELGERLNQFSNLRVAWKCQSNELFVTMPKQLAKRLLDQGAKFYPWPVPAEFAPKLAAGDGLYRLVTSFATEREQIDQLVAAIEASSKPTS
- a CDS encoding nucleoside hydrolase; its protein translation is MFSAFLGLVVILAVSNRASADKPVQLIFDTDIGNDCDDVMALAMIHALQSRGECELLAVTITKDHELAAPFTDCVNTFYGRGDIPIGVCRSDVTPEAGRYNVLASETEDGSPRYPHDLTTGKDAPSAVEVLRKTLATADDHSVVIAQVGFSTNLADLLRSPADDISKLDGVALVKKKVRLLSAMAGAFTKIPNNKGELYDHKEYNVVKDLDSAKHLAENWPTAIIWSGFEIGLNLRYPHRSIEQDYGYVDHHPVSEAYVLYNPPPHDRPTWDLTSVLQAVRPGHEYFQLSPQGRVTVEADGLTTFEAAENGRDQYFILKDDQKARITEALMLLSSEPPSH